Proteins encoded in a region of the Shewanella polaris genome:
- a CDS encoding pirin family protein has translation MKVLQRFSALAAMNHDGVNINRIADFDQLRFDPYLMIDEIKLDHQQDFIAGFAPHPHRGLETFTYIAEGSFEHRDQLGNVKAIHAGDVQWMSSGSGIEHSEMPLTNAKKGLHGFQIWLNMPAKDKMRPAIYQDASKQVNPSIDNEHGAALVALAGSWGFNLQPHKITSSIQGLAGHGAIADLTLAKYGHGTLNLAEHQTVCVYIYRGELHYIDALGLRETAGAGQLLILDPNDVSHFQTESTGAGLLLLVGTPINEKIVRKGPFVMNTQAEIEQAVDDYQQVRFDKIG, from the coding sequence ATGAAAGTACTACAGCGTTTTAGTGCCTTAGCCGCCATGAACCACGATGGTGTGAATATCAATCGTATTGCCGATTTTGACCAGCTCCGTTTTGACCCTTATTTAATGATTGATGAAATTAAATTGGATCACCAACAGGATTTCATCGCTGGTTTTGCACCCCATCCTCATAGGGGGTTAGAAACATTTACTTATATTGCTGAAGGTAGCTTTGAGCATAGGGATCAATTAGGTAATGTAAAAGCCATTCATGCCGGTGATGTGCAATGGATGAGTTCGGGTAGCGGTATAGAACATTCTGAAATGCCATTAACGAATGCTAAAAAAGGACTACATGGGTTCCAAATTTGGCTCAATATGCCCGCTAAAGATAAAATGCGCCCAGCTATTTATCAAGATGCGAGCAAACAGGTTAATCCGAGTATAGATAATGAACACGGTGCAGCACTTGTTGCCTTGGCGGGGAGTTGGGGGTTCAATCTACAACCCCACAAGATAACCTCAAGTATTCAAGGTTTAGCTGGCCATGGGGCTATTGCTGATTTAACGTTAGCTAAGTATGGTCACGGCACGCTTAATTTAGCAGAGCACCAAACAGTGTGTGTTTATATTTATCGTGGAGAACTGCACTATATTGATGCTCTAGGTTTACGAGAAACAGCGGGTGCTGGGCAACTTTTGATTTTAGATCCAAATGACGTGAGCCACTTTCAAACGGAATCGACAGGGGCAGGATTATTGTTGCTTGTAGGTACACCGATTAATGAAAAAATTGTGCGTAAAGGGCCGTTTGTGATGAATACCCAAGCGGAGATTGAACAAGCCGTTGATGATTATCAGCAAGTTCGCTTTGATAAAATAGGGTAA
- a CDS encoding DUF3626 domain-containing protein gives MTAQTHIEKMAYELRDHAHAVIKNVLLMSNISTLSLQLAMRELAQHSRVALHFHPDRIDSRGLTVVNGLLRDGVYKSQFETHVSNGHLSPELGGSRDHFENKLFGNTYSGIKHRPKYGALDFGLCSLGPAPRFGSCYFITHPQILSRCTFSYMDSYRQPKEKGTIKCFDAILAALLSESFERQYALGIPGLKPNKLIEHFSQHLTDDISSRFDTAPSGNLDHYIEAQIHGDVSLDQDVAMLVADPSFKGNAIGDSFIALCDEYSIELHWHQGRQINVSQVPDDFRGPTMPTLAQSIAENEFINAEIIGRAAYHLQQQPASWSERGTHAKKLQDLKLLWHVLVKYGESTAP, from the coding sequence ATAACGGCACAAACACACATAGAGAAAATGGCGTATGAGCTGCGAGATCATGCTCATGCCGTGATCAAAAATGTGTTGTTAATGTCGAATATTTCTACTTTGTCACTTCAACTCGCTATGCGAGAGCTTGCTCAACACAGTCGAGTTGCTCTGCATTTTCATCCAGATAGAATTGATAGTCGTGGTTTAACCGTGGTTAATGGTCTATTGCGCGATGGTGTATATAAAAGTCAGTTTGAAACCCATGTGTCGAATGGGCACTTGTCGCCAGAGTTAGGTGGCTCGCGTGATCATTTCGAAAATAAGCTGTTTGGGAATACGTATTCGGGGATTAAACATCGTCCTAAATATGGTGCACTGGATTTTGGTTTGTGTTCGTTAGGGCCTGCACCAAGATTTGGCAGTTGTTACTTTATCACTCACCCTCAAATATTGTCTCGCTGCACTTTCAGCTATATGGATTCATATCGACAGCCCAAAGAAAAGGGCACGATTAAATGTTTTGATGCCATTTTAGCGGCATTATTAAGTGAAAGTTTTGAGCGTCAATATGCGTTGGGTATTCCAGGGCTTAAACCGAATAAGTTAATTGAACATTTTAGCCAACATTTAACCGATGATATCAGTAGCCGTTTTGACACGGCGCCAAGTGGTAATTTAGATCATTACATTGAAGCGCAAATACATGGTGATGTGTCGCTCGATCAAGATGTTGCTATGTTAGTTGCGGATCCATCATTTAAAGGTAATGCCATTGGCGATTCATTCATCGCCTTGTGTGACGAATATAGCATTGAGTTGCATTGGCATCAGGGACGTCAAATTAATGTTTCACAAGTGCCAGATGATTTTCGTGGGCCAACGATGCCGACTTTGGCACAAAGTATTGCTGAAAATGAATTTATCAATGCTGAAATTATCGGCCGCGCGGCGTATCATTTACAACAACAGCCTGCTTCGTGGAGTGAGCGTGGTACCCACGCGAAAAAGCTGCAAGATCTAAAATTACTCTGGCACGTATTGGTTAAATACGGCGAGAGTACCGCCCCATAA
- a CDS encoding ZIP family metal transporter has protein sequence MSLLLTVIVSTLLAGLAMPLGAVIACFEKVGSEWLEQEFRHSVMAFGGGALLSAVALVLVPEGIENLKPLPACIWLVVGGLSFMAVDIYLKKINTPASQFIAMLSDFIPESIALGAAFATGNSYAFLLAALIALQNVPEGFSAYRELSATATYRPFNIIIMFALMAVLGPIAAVSGYLWLSESPKIIAAVMLFASGGILYSIFQDLAPQVKLEKRWAPPMGAVFGFALGMLGLMLTTS, from the coding sequence ATGTCTCTGTTGTTAACCGTTATTGTATCAACACTGCTCGCGGGTTTGGCTATGCCGTTAGGTGCTGTTATTGCTTGTTTTGAAAAAGTGGGCAGTGAATGGCTTGAGCAAGAATTTAGGCATAGTGTAATGGCTTTTGGCGGCGGAGCACTATTGTCTGCTGTTGCGCTAGTTTTGGTGCCAGAGGGAATCGAAAATCTTAAGCCATTACCAGCTTGTATATGGTTAGTGGTGGGAGGGCTTAGCTTTATGGCTGTTGATATTTATCTTAAAAAAATAAATACCCCAGCCAGTCAATTTATTGCCATGCTTTCTGATTTTATTCCGGAATCAATTGCACTTGGTGCGGCGTTTGCCACTGGGAATAGCTATGCATTTTTACTTGCTGCTTTAATCGCGTTGCAAAACGTACCGGAAGGGTTTAGCGCCTATCGTGAATTAAGTGCAACAGCTACTTACAGACCATTTAACATTATCATCATGTTTGCTTTAATGGCTGTGCTGGGTCCAATTGCGGCAGTGTCTGGTTATTTATGGCTATCTGAGTCGCCAAAAATTATTGCTGCAGTAATGCTTTTCGCTTCCGGTGGTATTCTCTATTCAATATTTCAAGATTTAGCCCCTCAGGTAAAACTAGAAAAGCGTTGGGCGCCACCAATGGGGGCTGTGTTTGGGTTTGCACTTGGTATGTTGGGGTTAATGTTAACAACATCATGA
- a CDS encoding methyl-accepting chemotaxis protein, producing MTAKNIINEEVIYPSDYKIISTTDLDSIITHVNDDFITVCGYEKEELINKPHNVIRHPDMPKAAFANLWDTIKQGQSWMGLVKNRCKSGKYYWVNAYVTPIKRNGKIVEYQSVRTKPEVELTDRAQACYDAVNAGKAAKPKFGASIITKLFLAWLLSVGLLLSLPYSSAFLTILTFIVAIICFCRPLYVLKQRFDNMLKLSKKVHDNPLNQFVYTGYVDELSHLELSLRMQKAETLAVVGRIKDSGEELQQGLEEHQQQNQANQTQLVEQSQNLEQVVSAIGKMSTSVTEIARNTTNSTMEIHQLVEQMQATKVALVNSQTATTEINKLLEESRVAISALNQQCQSVNKVVDVIESIADQTNLLALNAAIEAARAGETGRGFAVVADEVRNLASRSAASAHEIHAIINTLSRTTAEAVVQMEQSHSLTSKSFDSSKMLEQSLNSVSEVMMIIESNGQQISVAAEEQAAVVNQIHDNAMVLQDGIKTFEKNCHKASIHGQEISAQGIRQTELVSQFN from the coding sequence ATGACCGCAAAAAACATTATCAATGAAGAAGTAATCTATCCATCGGATTATAAAATTATTTCTACAACAGATTTAGACAGTATCATTACCCATGTTAATGATGACTTCATTACTGTTTGCGGTTATGAAAAAGAAGAACTTATCAATAAACCCCATAATGTGATTCGTCATCCTGATATGCCAAAAGCCGCATTTGCTAATTTGTGGGATACCATTAAGCAAGGGCAAAGCTGGATGGGGTTAGTAAAGAACCGTTGTAAAAGTGGCAAATATTATTGGGTAAATGCCTATGTTACCCCCATTAAGCGCAACGGTAAAATTGTCGAATATCAGTCAGTTAGAACCAAACCTGAAGTTGAACTCACTGACCGTGCTCAAGCTTGTTACGATGCCGTCAATGCAGGTAAAGCTGCCAAACCAAAGTTTGGCGCTAGCATTATTACGAAGCTATTTTTGGCCTGGTTGCTGTCTGTGGGGTTATTATTGTCATTACCTTACTCTAGTGCTTTCCTTACGATCCTGACATTTATTGTCGCCATCATATGTTTTTGTCGTCCGCTTTATGTGCTTAAGCAGCGCTTTGATAATATGCTTAAGCTAAGTAAGAAAGTACATGATAATCCACTAAATCAATTTGTTTACACTGGTTATGTCGATGAGCTTTCTCACTTAGAGTTAAGCCTGCGGATGCAAAAGGCTGAGACACTTGCTGTTGTTGGACGTATTAAAGACAGTGGCGAGGAGCTTCAGCAAGGTTTAGAAGAGCATCAACAACAAAACCAAGCTAATCAAACTCAATTGGTTGAGCAATCGCAGAACCTTGAACAAGTTGTTAGCGCAATCGGAAAAATGAGTACATCTGTTACTGAAATAGCCCGAAATACCACTAATTCAACGATGGAAATCCATCAACTTGTTGAGCAAATGCAAGCGACTAAAGTGGCATTAGTTAACAGCCAAACTGCCACCACTGAAATTAATAAATTATTGGAAGAATCTCGGGTTGCTATTTCTGCTTTAAATCAACAATGCCAAAGTGTGAATAAAGTCGTTGATGTTATCGAAAGTATTGCTGATCAAACAAACTTGCTAGCGCTCAATGCAGCCATTGAAGCCGCTCGTGCTGGAGAGACTGGCAGAGGATTTGCTGTAGTTGCTGATGAAGTGCGTAATTTGGCCAGTCGCTCAGCCGCCTCTGCTCATGAAATACACGCTATTATAAATACACTTAGCCGAACGACAGCAGAGGCTGTTGTACAAATGGAACAAAGTCATTCGTTAACAAGTAAGAGTTTTGATTCCAGTAAAATGCTCGAACAAAGCCTCAATTCTGTTAGTGAAGTGATGATGATTATCGAAAGTAATGGACAACAAATTTCTGTTGCTGCTGAAGAGCAAGCCGCAGTTGTTAATCAAATTCATGACAATGCTATGGTGCTACAAGATGGTATTAAGACATTTGAAAAAAATTGCCACAAGGCTTCAATACATGGCCAAGAGATTAGCGCCCAAGGTATTCGTCAAACTGAATTGGTATCGCAGTTTAATTAG
- the dbpA gene encoding ATP-dependent RNA helicase DbpA, whose protein sequence is MSQSTEQAVNTAFASLNLKPELLENLQTMGFESMTQIQAESLPPILAGEDVIGQAMTGSGKTAAFGLGLLNKLDVKRFRIQTMVLCPTRELADQVAKDIRTLARGIHNVKVLTLCGGVPMGPQVGSLEHGAHIIVGTPGRIVDHLDRNRLDLSNMNMLILDEADRMLEMGFQQHIDQIIAAAPRERQTLLFSATFPDQIQAIADQILYQPIMVKVEAKHDNLTIDQHFYRIEDNQGRLEALRLLLLDKQPESSVVFCNTKRETQQVADSLHEFGFSVLALHGDLEQRDRDQMLLQFANRSARILVATDVAARGLDIDELDAVFNYHIAHDTEVHIHRIGRTGRAGSSGAAYTFFGEEDGYKMAMIEEAMNKDVVSEPLPPMSALNKQPLAAEMTTIQIEGGKKQKIRPGDIVGALTGGNGLDFNDIGKIKVTDFRAYVAVKSNVSKQAMNIISKGKLKGRNYRAWFM, encoded by the coding sequence TTGAGTCAGTCAACTGAACAGGCCGTTAACACGGCTTTCGCATCACTAAATTTAAAACCTGAATTGCTTGAAAACCTCCAAACCATGGGTTTTGAATCGATGACTCAGATCCAAGCCGAAAGCTTACCGCCAATTTTGGCTGGTGAAGATGTTATTGGTCAAGCCATGACTGGTTCAGGTAAAACCGCTGCTTTTGGTTTAGGGCTGCTGAATAAGCTGGATGTAAAACGTTTTCGCATTCAAACCATGGTGTTATGCCCAACACGTGAATTGGCTGATCAAGTAGCGAAAGACATTCGTACCTTGGCCCGTGGTATTCATAACGTTAAAGTACTAACTCTTTGTGGCGGTGTACCTATGGGACCGCAAGTTGGCTCATTAGAACACGGCGCTCATATCATTGTTGGTACGCCGGGTCGTATTGTTGATCATTTAGATCGTAATCGTTTAGATTTAAGTAACATGAATATGCTTATTTTAGATGAAGCAGACCGCATGTTAGAAATGGGCTTTCAACAGCACATTGACCAAATTATTGCCGCTGCACCTCGTGAGCGTCAAACGCTATTGTTTAGTGCTACGTTTCCAGATCAAATTCAAGCGATTGCCGATCAAATTCTGTATCAACCGATAATGGTTAAAGTTGAAGCTAAGCACGATAACCTAACTATCGATCAACATTTTTACCGTATTGAAGATAACCAGGGCCGTCTTGAAGCATTACGTTTATTGTTATTGGATAAGCAGCCAGAAAGTTCGGTAGTGTTTTGTAATACCAAGCGTGAAACCCAACAAGTGGCAGACTCATTACATGAGTTTGGCTTTAGTGTATTAGCATTACACGGTGATTTAGAACAACGCGATCGCGATCAAATGTTATTGCAGTTTGCAAACCGTAGTGCGCGTATTTTAGTCGCAACCGATGTCGCCGCGCGTGGTTTAGATATTGATGAGTTAGATGCGGTTTTTAATTATCATATTGCCCATGACACTGAAGTTCATATTCATCGTATTGGCCGTACTGGTCGTGCCGGCAGTTCTGGCGCCGCTTACACTTTCTTTGGTGAAGAAGACGGTTACAAAATGGCGATGATTGAAGAAGCCATGAACAAAGATGTGGTGAGCGAACCTTTACCACCAATGAGTGCACTGAATAAACAACCGTTGGCCGCTGAAATGACCACGATTCAAATAGAGGGTGGTAAAAAGCAAAAAATCCGTCCTGGTGATATTGTCGGTGCATTAACGGGGGGTAATGGTTTAGATTTTAACGATATTGGTAAAATAAAAGTGACTGATTTTCGCGCTTACGTTGCAGTAAAAAGCAATGTATCTAAACAAGCGATGAATATCATCAGTAAAGGTAAGCTAAAAGGTCGTAATTACCGCGCTTGGTTTATGTAA
- a CDS encoding HD-GYP domain-containing protein → MLVEHDIADICVGMYIVEITVSKNKYRLAKPGMLENELVIEALKRKSVEKLIIDLSKSRVKSKYTEIVPSVPTAKVFKQAFNQEAAKAKSVFNDAKRIQHRLFMNAQKGIPLDLAPVEKIATESTEIIFNNPNALACVLNIRNKDEYLLEHSVAVSILMTMFAVYLKIDKDIINQLAIGAFLHDVGKIMVPDNILHKSDKLTDDEFYLMKSHASHSINIMRNTSGISQITLEVVSQHHEKLNGKGYPLGLKAEKISQYGRMISICDIFDALTSTRCYKAGRPQVKAFGILRALAANGELDKALVDNFIRCMGVYPVGSLVQLASNRLAIVESHNPKDPIRPNVRPFYHVSPKHFESSERIDLSAESPEKIVKGVHADDFDLDMKQIIEFLAQEG, encoded by the coding sequence ATGCTGGTTGAACATGATATAGCTGATATTTGTGTTGGTATGTATATTGTTGAAATCACCGTGTCTAAAAACAAGTATCGCTTGGCTAAGCCAGGAATGTTAGAAAACGAACTTGTTATTGAAGCGCTGAAACGAAAATCAGTAGAAAAACTTATAATCGATCTCAGTAAAAGTCGAGTTAAAAGCAAGTACACTGAAATTGTCCCCTCAGTACCTACTGCAAAAGTGTTCAAACAAGCTTTTAATCAAGAAGCCGCTAAGGCAAAGTCAGTTTTCAACGATGCCAAACGAATACAGCATAGGCTGTTTATGAATGCCCAAAAAGGTATTCCTTTAGATCTTGCCCCCGTTGAAAAAATTGCCACAGAATCCACGGAAATTATTTTTAATAATCCTAATGCTTTGGCTTGTGTGCTCAATATTCGTAATAAAGATGAATACCTATTAGAACACTCAGTGGCTGTGTCTATATTAATGACCATGTTTGCCGTGTATTTAAAAATTGATAAAGATATTATTAACCAATTGGCTATTGGGGCCTTTTTACACGATGTTGGTAAAATTATGGTACCTGATAATATTCTCCATAAATCAGATAAGCTGACCGATGATGAATTTTACCTTATGAAATCCCATGCCAGTCATTCTATTAATATTATGAGGAATACATCGGGGATCAGCCAGATTACTTTAGAGGTTGTCAGCCAACACCATGAAAAGCTTAATGGTAAAGGATATCCACTTGGGCTTAAGGCTGAAAAAATATCTCAATATGGGCGTATGATAAGCATCTGTGACATCTTTGATGCCTTAACCTCTACCCGTTGCTATAAAGCTGGCCGGCCTCAAGTTAAAGCCTTTGGTATACTTAGAGCTTTGGCTGCTAATGGAGAGTTGGACAAGGCTCTGGTGGATAACTTTATTCGTTGTATGGGGGTTTACCCCGTGGGTTCTTTGGTGCAATTAGCCTCAAATCGACTTGCAATAGTTGAAAGCCATAATCCAAAGGATCCTATACGTCCAAATGTTAGACCTTTCTATCATGTTAGCCCGAAACACTTTGAATCAAGCGAACGTATAGATTTATCTGCTGAATCTCCTGAAAAGATAGTCAAAGGTGTACATGCCGATGACTTTGATTTGGATATGAAACAAATTATTGAATTTTTAGCCCAAGAAGGCTAG
- a CDS encoding Ig-like domain-containing protein, with product MMNKRFKPILLTTTICLILSACGSDSDSDTVAIEPTTPTTPTENQSPQAFPDLATVTQGETITVDVLDNDTDPENDTLSIISAEGLVISGDIISYTAPIDEVGDKTFNYTISDGSLEASSTITITILDKADENAVISRGEYAGAETCATCHQDKYNDWKGSRHATMLRKLYMDGNTITAPWGTETEPLTFTDSGKHQYTSFMKDEKYWVTIHDAVDSSNDLSFQIDAVGYKATQMFLSWDEANQNYITMPFIYWDWEASNPKEPSPDNQWTPLTSGIFFFNSDGSLFTGDKLELSKRAFGFTNLCIECHTTGYEVTSWEIKDTVFGNRVIPIDNTSKTVEFGIACEKCHGPGAAHARTMSPDDIIQPTKDLTGDQAGDECNVCHIAPISLNSPAAIQKGYGYKFNADNPLGHGMFPNPGDNIDEFQGSSSDNVSYWPGTTIRRHIRTHGLELAESKHGKYGMSCVTCHDPHSQEIKFGGEDDTDLLCISCHAEKDSSAHKLTSHTLADVKCADCHMPWNKHAGGRGHRYDGRSHSWDLLTPTDSLKGFDELRPYTEAGADPDAQLTKDWESIQAIKELCYDNFNYPINVVGCVKFDIMPNACSSCHTDDFPTPGVFTDEEREKLVAGEKRLEAFKLLSDINSDSDSDSDSASDGDKKD from the coding sequence ATGATGAATAAACGATTTAAACCTATATTATTAACTACCACAATATGCCTCATATTATCAGCATGTGGTTCTGATAGTGACAGCGATACAGTTGCTATCGAACCAACCACGCCAACTACTCCTACGGAAAATCAAAGTCCTCAAGCATTCCCAGATTTAGCCACTGTCACTCAGGGCGAAACAATTACCGTAGATGTACTCGATAATGACACCGATCCTGAAAACGATACATTATCAATTATCTCTGCTGAAGGTTTAGTTATTAGCGGTGACATTATCAGTTATACCGCCCCAATTGATGAAGTAGGTGATAAAACATTTAACTACACTATCAGCGATGGTTCATTGGAAGCATCATCAACTATCACGATTACCATTTTAGATAAAGCCGATGAAAATGCGGTAATTAGTCGCGGTGAATACGCTGGAGCAGAAACCTGTGCGACATGTCACCAAGATAAATATAATGATTGGAAAGGTTCTCGCCATGCCACAATGCTTAGAAAGCTATATATGGATGGCAATACTATAACTGCACCTTGGGGAACAGAAACTGAACCATTAACATTTACAGATAGCGGAAAACACCAATACACCTCGTTCATGAAGGACGAAAAATATTGGGTGACTATTCATGATGCTGTGGACAGTAGCAACGATCTTAGTTTTCAAATTGATGCTGTTGGATATAAAGCGACACAAATGTTTTTAAGCTGGGACGAAGCCAATCAAAACTATATTACTATGCCATTCATTTATTGGGATTGGGAAGCTAGTAATCCTAAAGAACCCTCTCCAGATAACCAATGGACCCCTTTAACCAGCGGTATTTTCTTCTTCAATTCAGATGGCAGTTTATTTACTGGCGACAAACTTGAGCTAAGTAAACGTGCATTTGGTTTTACTAACTTGTGTATAGAGTGTCATACCACAGGTTATGAAGTCACAAGCTGGGAAATTAAAGATACCGTATTTGGCAATCGCGTCATTCCAATTGATAATACGAGTAAAACGGTAGAGTTTGGTATTGCTTGTGAAAAATGTCATGGCCCAGGAGCAGCACATGCTCGTACTATGAGCCCTGATGACATTATTCAACCAACAAAAGATCTTACTGGTGACCAAGCAGGAGATGAATGTAATGTATGCCATATAGCACCAATATCTCTAAATAGTCCTGCGGCAATCCAAAAAGGTTATGGTTACAAGTTTAATGCTGACAATCCATTAGGCCACGGTATGTTCCCTAATCCTGGTGACAATATTGATGAATTCCAAGGTTCATCTTCTGATAATGTGAGTTATTGGCCTGGAACCACAATCAGACGTCATATTAGAACTCATGGTTTAGAGCTTGCAGAGTCAAAACATGGCAAATATGGAATGTCTTGTGTGACTTGTCATGATCCTCACTCACAAGAAATCAAGTTTGGTGGAGAAGATGATACAGATCTACTGTGTATAAGCTGTCATGCTGAAAAAGACAGTAGTGCACACAAACTAACATCACATACTTTAGCAGATGTGAAATGTGCAGATTGCCATATGCCATGGAATAAACATGCTGGTGGCCGTGGACATCGTTATGATGGTAGATCACATTCTTGGGATTTATTAACACCAACTGACTCATTAAAAGGATTTGACGAACTACGTCCTTATACTGAAGCTGGTGCAGATCCTGATGCACAATTAACGAAAGATTGGGAAAGTATTCAGGCGATTAAAGAGTTATGCTACGACAACTTCAATTACCCAATTAATGTTGTTGGCTGTGTTAAATTCGATATTATGCCAAATGCATGTTCTAGCTGTCATACAGACGACTTCCCAACTCCTGGTGTATTCACAGATGAAGAACGTGAAAAATTAGTGGCTGGTGAAAAACGTCTTGAAGCGTTTAAATTACTGAGTGATATTAATAGCGACAGTGATAGTGATAGTGATAGCGCCAGTGATGGTGACAAAAAAGATTAA
- a CDS encoding TetR/AcrR family transcriptional regulator has protein sequence MAAGRKKEFDEAAVLDSAMKVFWQKGYVGTSMSDLTESMGIKKQSLYNAFISKEQLFIKATDLYLNNRYANNFSLLYQENISLSERMRNCMMSILVRQCDSTEHKGCFVTLCQSDLDSDNMPAEATQKLIDSDNDILNMWVDLFLTDPESIALGLNKRANECSMCIFTTLKGTACMSRINTPSTDLTCVIENCLKNIGLH, from the coding sequence ATGGCCGCGGGACGAAAAAAAGAGTTTGATGAGGCTGCTGTTTTAGATTCTGCCATGAAAGTATTTTGGCAAAAAGGTTATGTAGGAACCTCTATGAGTGACCTAACTGAAAGCATGGGGATCAAAAAACAAAGCTTATACAATGCTTTTATTAGTAAAGAACAACTATTCATTAAAGCTACGGATTTATACCTCAACAATAGATATGCTAATAATTTCAGTCTACTTTATCAGGAAAATATTTCTTTAAGTGAAAGGATGAGGAATTGTATGATGTCAATTCTCGTTCGCCAATGTGATTCTACTGAACACAAAGGTTGCTTTGTCACATTATGCCAATCTGATCTAGATAGTGACAATATGCCTGCAGAAGCAACACAGAAGTTGATTGATTCAGATAATGACATTCTAAATATGTGGGTAGATCTGTTTTTAACGGATCCAGAATCAATTGCATTAGGTCTTAATAAACGGGCTAATGAGTGTTCAATGTGTATTTTTACAACCCTAAAAGGGACGGCTTGCATGTCTAGAATCAATACCCCTTCAACTGATCTTACTTGTGTTATAGAAAATTGTCTGAAAAATATAGGGTTACATTAA
- a CDS encoding DEAD/DEAH box helicase, protein MSFSSLGLNAAILKAVEKQGYDTPSPIQAQAIPAVLAGQDVMAAAQTGTGKTAGFTLPILELLSKGERAQRGQVRALVLTPTRELAAQVQQSVATYGINLPLKSAVVFGGVSIVPQLAALRNGVDILVATPGRLLDLCQQKALSFNKLEILVLDEADRMLDMGFIRDIKKVLAMLPAKRQNLMFSATFSNEIRELAKGLVNNPVEISVTPRNATANTVTQCVYPLDKTRKSMALIELIKTNDWKQVLVFSRTKHGANRLAKSLEAAGIKAAAIHGNKSQTARTKALADFKAGAVQVMVATDIAARGIDIDQLPYVVNFDLPNVPEDYVHRIGRTGRAGSTGQAVSLVGLEEVKLLHDIERLINRTIERKQLAGFEAPFTIPEASSRSGGNGAKKPNPNRSKHAQQNANDGAQGDKPARKYDSRQQSRGSDKPADPKAEARANGNKPPQRNRPPRRSGTAPVTSTNSNNPYANAKVKS, encoded by the coding sequence ATGAGTTTTTCCTCACTTGGTCTGAATGCTGCTATTTTAAAAGCGGTTGAAAAACAAGGTTACGACACCCCATCTCCAATTCAAGCACAAGCAATTCCAGCGGTTTTAGCCGGTCAAGATGTCATGGCTGCTGCACAAACGGGAACTGGGAAGACAGCCGGTTTTACCCTACCAATTTTAGAATTATTATCTAAAGGTGAGCGCGCTCAACGTGGTCAAGTCCGTGCATTAGTGTTAACGCCTACACGAGAACTTGCCGCACAAGTACAACAAAGCGTTGCAACTTATGGTATCAACTTACCGTTAAAATCAGCAGTGGTATTTGGTGGTGTTTCTATCGTGCCGCAACTCGCAGCGTTGAGAAACGGAGTCGACATTTTGGTCGCCACTCCAGGTCGTTTACTCGACTTATGCCAACAAAAAGCACTTAGCTTCAATAAATTAGAAATATTAGTATTAGACGAAGCAGACCGTATGCTCGACATGGGTTTTATTCGCGACATTAAAAAAGTATTAGCAATGTTACCTGCTAAGCGCCAAAACTTAATGTTTTCAGCAACTTTTTCAAATGAAATTCGTGAACTTGCTAAAGGGTTAGTTAATAATCCGGTAGAAATTTCAGTCACACCACGTAACGCAACAGCAAACACTGTGACCCAATGTGTGTATCCTTTGGATAAAACACGTAAATCAATGGCACTAATCGAACTGATTAAAACCAATGATTGGAAACAAGTCTTAGTGTTTTCTCGTACCAAACATGGTGCAAACCGTTTAGCGAAAAGCTTAGAAGCCGCTGGTATCAAAGCCGCAGCCATTCATGGTAATAAAAGCCAAACAGCACGAACCAAAGCATTGGCCGATTTTAAAGCGGGTGCAGTACAAGTCATGGTCGCAACGGATATTGCCGCACGCGGTATCGACATCGATCAACTACCTTATGTTGTTAACTTTGACTTGCCTAACGTACCTGAAGATTATGTGCATCGTATTGGCCGTACTGGCCGTGCAGGTTCAACAGGCCAAGCGGTATCTCTCGTTGGTCTAGAAGAAGTTAAGTTGTTACATGATATCGAGCGTTTAATTAACCGAACCATTGAGCGTAAGCAACTAGCGGGGTTTGAAGCTCCGTTTACTATCCCTGAAGCGAGTAGCAGATCTGGCGGCAATGGTGCTAAAAAACCAAATCCGAACCGCAGTAAACATGCTCAACAGAATGCTAACGATGGTGCTCAAGGTGATAAGCCGGCACGTAAATATGACTCTCGTCAGCAATCTCGTGGAAGTGATAAGCCAGCAGATCCTAAGGCAGAAGCGCGTGCAAATGGTAATAAACCACCACAACGTAATCGTCCACCACGTCGAAGTGGTACTGCGCCAGTTACGTCAACAAATAGCAATAATCCTTATGCTAACGCTAAAGTTAAAAGCTAA